In Nostoc sp. CENA543, a single genomic region encodes these proteins:
- a CDS encoding UDP-glucose/GDP-mannose dehydrogenase family protein translates to MRVCVIGTGYVGLVTGACLAHIGHDVICVDNNEEKVKLMKSGQSPIFEPGLSEIMQSAIQNGKIEFSTDLAAGVAHGEILFIAVGTPPLPTGESDTRYVEAVARGIGANLNGGYKVIVNKSTVPIGSGDWVRMIVMDGIAERQKTLVTAGGGSEEKLPDSTPQFDVVSNPEFLREGSAVYDTFNPDRIVLGGNSTKAISMMQELYAPIVERKFAEDRSLPPVAVLVTDLSSAEMIKYAANAFLATKISFINEVANICDRVGADVTQVAKGIGLDSRIGSKFLQAGIGWGGSCFPKDVSALIHTADDYGYEAQLLKSAVSVNERQRLIALEKLQQALKILKGKTVGLLGLTFKPDTDDLRDAPALNLIEQLNRLGAKVKAYDPIISQTGMRHGLSGVLVETDAERLADGCDALVLVTEWQQFSSLDYSKMAKLMNNPVIIDGRNFLDPETMIRAGFQYVGVGRR, encoded by the coding sequence ATGCGTGTTTGTGTAATAGGTACTGGTTACGTTGGCTTAGTTACAGGTGCTTGTTTAGCTCATATCGGACACGATGTTATTTGTGTAGATAATAACGAAGAAAAAGTTAAATTGATGAAATCTGGGCAGTCGCCGATTTTTGAGCCTGGATTATCGGAAATCATGCAGTCTGCAATTCAAAACGGGAAAATAGAATTCTCAACTGATTTAGCTGCTGGGGTTGCTCACGGAGAAATTTTATTTATTGCTGTAGGTACACCACCTTTACCCACCGGCGAAAGTGATACTCGCTATGTCGAAGCTGTAGCGCGCGGTATTGGTGCTAACCTCAATGGGGGTTATAAGGTAATTGTTAACAAATCCACAGTTCCCATCGGTTCAGGCGACTGGGTACGAATGATTGTGATGGATGGGATTGCTGAACGTCAAAAAACTCTAGTGACAGCTGGCGGCGGTAGCGAAGAAAAGCTACCTGACTCTACACCTCAGTTTGATGTCGTGAGTAACCCAGAGTTTTTACGGGAAGGTTCGGCTGTATACGATACATTTAACCCTGATCGCATCGTCTTGGGTGGTAACAGTACAAAAGCTATATCCATGATGCAAGAACTCTACGCACCGATTGTAGAGCGCAAATTTGCCGAGGATAGATCTTTACCTCCTGTAGCTGTACTGGTGACAGACTTGAGTTCAGCAGAAATGATTAAATATGCTGCTAACGCTTTCTTGGCAACTAAGATTAGTTTTATTAACGAAGTAGCTAACATTTGCGATCGCGTTGGTGCTGATGTAACTCAAGTAGCTAAAGGTATTGGTTTAGACTCCCGTATTGGTAGCAAATTCTTACAAGCTGGTATTGGTTGGGGTGGTTCTTGTTTCCCCAAAGACGTTTCAGCGTTGATTCACACTGCTGATGATTACGGTTATGAGGCTCAGTTATTAAAATCTGCCGTTAGTGTTAACGAACGTCAACGTCTGATTGCATTAGAAAAACTCCAGCAAGCTTTAAAAATCCTCAAAGGTAAAACAGTTGGTTTATTGGGTTTAACCTTCAAACCTGATACTGACGATTTACGCGATGCGCCAGCACTCAATTTAATCGAACAGCTAAACCGCTTAGGTGCTAAGGTCAAGGCCTATGACCCCATCATTTCCCAAACCGGAATGCGTCATGGTCTTTCCGGTGTGTTGGTAGAAACTGATGCTGAACGGTTAGCCGATGGTTGTGATGCGTTGGTACTTGTCACTGAATGGCAACAATTTAGCTCTCTTGACTACAGCAAGATGGCAAAATTGATGAATAATCCTGTAATTATCGACGGTCGTAACTTCCTCGACCCCGAAACTATGATTCGTGCTGGATTCCAGTATGTAGGCGTTGGCAGAAGATAA
- a CDS encoding type II toxin-antitoxin system Phd/YefM family antitoxin, protein MTQITLAEASQNLSELIDAALDGEEIIIIKDNKPVVKLTPVLPVKRHLGFGSAKGIVTISDDFDEPLEDFREYRNHI, encoded by the coding sequence ATGACACAAATTACTTTAGCTGAAGCATCTCAGAATTTATCAGAGTTGATTGATGCAGCACTCGATGGTGAAGAAATTATCATCATTAAAGATAATAAACCTGTTGTAAAATTAACTCCTGTATTGCCAGTAAAACGCCATCTTGGATTCGGTAGTGCTAAGGGAATAGTCACAATATCTGATGATTTCGATGAACCATTAGAAGATTTTCGGGAGTATAGGAATCATATTTGA
- a CDS encoding IS630 family transposase (programmed frameshift), with protein MINQHLEMAMPTAEVAIAELQEFIDSRPDAREVRKALAVKLVYQGYKYGEIQTILDVSIGSITSWKKAYQEKGILGLRLNYKGRKSYLSDEQLLQVLSWLQTKEIWELGELEYKLAFEYDVIYESKRSYYDLFEAAGISWKKTTGLNPKADQEVVAGKKKQLETLLASNREEIEARKLRVLLIDECHLLWGDVNGYVWGRTDQEIAIEVVNERDKQTYYGAVDYLDGKLLLKAYNAGNSDNTIDYLRYLLESSPDQRLLLIWDGASYHRSHLVQNFLGEINQGLPPEKWKIHCIRFAPNCPSQNPIEDIWLQAKTWVRRFCALIPTFRHLKWMFEWFLRNTMFDFMSLQMYGAFSEIKY; from the exons ATGATAAACCAGCATCTAGAAATGGCGATGCCTACGGCGGAAGTAGCAATCGCAGAACTACAAGAATTTATAGATAGTCGTCCAGATGCTCGTGAAGTAAGAAAAGCTTTGGCAGTAAAACTAGTGTATCAAGGTTACAAGTATGGAGAAATTCAAACAATTTTAGATGTGTCAATTGGTTCAATAACAAGCTGGAAGAAAGCTTACCAGGAAAAGGGAATTTTGGGTTTGCGCTTAAACTATAAGGGCAGAAAAAGTTATTTGAGTGATGAACAGCTCCTGCAAGTATTAAGTTGGTTGCAAACTAAAGAAATTTGGGAGTTGGGGGAACTGGAATATAAATTAGCATTTGAATATGATGTCATCTACGAATCGAAACGAAGTTACTATGATTTATTTGAAGCAGCAGGAATTAGTTGGAAAAAGACTACAGGCTTGAATCCAAAGGCTGATCAGGAGGTGGTTGCGG GCAAAAAAAAACAACTTGAAACATTGCTGGCAAGCAACAGAGAGGAAATAGAAGCACGAAAGCTGAGAGTATTACTAATAGATGAGTGTCATTTATTATGGGGAGACGTAAATGGTTATGTTTGGGGAAGAACTGACCAAGAAATAGCAATTGAAGTCGTTAATGAACGAGATAAACAGACATATTATGGTGCAGTTGATTATCTCGACGGAAAGCTACTCTTGAAAGCATATAATGCTGGTAATTCAGACAATACAATTGATTATTTACGTTATTTATTAGAATCTTCTCCCGACCAAAGATTGCTTCTGATTTGGGATGGTGCTTCTTATCATCGTTCACATTTAGTTCAAAACTTTTTAGGCGAGATAAATCAAGGTTTACCGCCAGAAAAATGGAAAATTCATTGCATTCGTTTTGCTCCTAATTGTCCATCGCAAAATCCTATAGAGGATATTTGGTTACAAGCGAAAACCTGGGTTCGACGCTTTTGTGCTTTAATTCCAACATTTCGCCATTTAAAGTGGATGTTTGAGTGGTTTCTCCGAAATACTATGTTTGATTTTATGTCTCTTCAGATGTACGGAGCTTTTTCAGAAATCAAATACTAG
- a CDS encoding UDP-glucuronic acid decarboxylase family protein gives MRILVTGGAGFIGSHLIDRLIPEGHEVICLDNFYTGHKRNISKWVNHPNFELIRHDITEPIRLEVDQIYHLACPASPVHYQYNPVKTVKTNVMGTLNMLGLAKRVKARFFLASTSEVYGDPEVHPQPEEYRGSVNPIGIRSCYDEGKRIAETLAFDYYRQNKVDIRVVRIFNTYGPRMLENDGRVVSNFIVQALKGIPLTVYGDGSQTRSFCYVSDLVEGFIRLMNSDYVGPVNLGNPGEYTILELAEAVQNLINPNAEIKFEALPADDPRRRQPDITKAKTLLNWEPTIPLQEGLKLTIADFRDRLNNSV, from the coding sequence ATGAGAATTTTGGTGACGGGCGGTGCTGGGTTTATTGGTTCACATCTGATTGACAGACTCATACCCGAAGGACATGAAGTCATTTGTTTAGACAATTTCTATACAGGTCACAAACGTAACATCTCCAAGTGGGTAAATCATCCCAATTTTGAACTCATTCGCCACGATATCACCGAACCAATACGGTTGGAAGTAGATCAAATCTACCATCTAGCTTGTCCAGCTTCTCCTGTACATTATCAGTACAATCCCGTAAAAACTGTGAAAACCAATGTTATGGGAACACTGAATATGTTGGGGTTAGCCAAGCGTGTGAAAGCGAGATTTTTCCTGGCTTCTACTAGTGAAGTCTATGGAGATCCAGAAGTTCACCCCCAACCTGAAGAGTATCGAGGTAGTGTTAACCCTATTGGGATACGCTCCTGTTACGACGAAGGCAAGAGAATTGCTGAAACTTTAGCATTTGACTACTACAGACAAAATAAGGTTGATATTCGAGTTGTCCGTATATTTAACACTTACGGGCCAAGAATGTTAGAAAATGATGGACGAGTTGTTAGTAACTTTATTGTACAAGCCCTGAAAGGTATACCTTTAACGGTTTATGGTGATGGCTCGCAAACTCGCAGTTTTTGCTATGTTTCTGACTTAGTGGAAGGATTTATCCGCCTGATGAATAGTGATTATGTCGGGCCAGTCAATTTGGGAAATCCTGGTGAATACACGATTCTAGAATTAGCTGAAGCTGTGCAAAATTTAATTAATCCCAATGCAGAGATTAAATTTGAAGCTTTACCTGCTGATGATCCTCGTCGTCGTCAGCCGGATATTACCAAAGCCAAAACCTTGTTAAATTGGGAACCTACTATCCCTCTACAAGAAGGGCTAAAGCTAACAATAGCAGATTTCCGCGATCGCCTGAACAACAGTGTCTAG
- a CDS encoding NAD(P)H dehydrogenase subunit NdhS, translating into MILPGATVRVKNPADTYYRYEGLVQRVSDGKVAVLFEGGNWDKIITFRLSELEPVEIATGKKKGK; encoded by the coding sequence ATGATTCTACCTGGAGCAACTGTTCGTGTTAAGAATCCCGCAGATACTTACTATCGCTATGAAGGACTAGTACAACGGGTCAGTGATGGTAAAGTGGCTGTGTTGTTTGAAGGCGGAAACTGGGATAAAATCATTACTTTTCGCCTATCGGAACTAGAACCTGTAGAAATCGCTACTGGCAAGAAAAAAGGAAAATAA
- the rodA gene encoding rod shape-determining protein RodA, producing MLLKRSLPKIRWQYWVKPWQQIDWLLFILPVGVSFFGGLMILSTELKQPVTDWWWHWLVAGIGTLIALFICRFRYENLLQWRWVIYAITNLSLITVMIAGTSAKGAQRWISIAGFNVQPSEFAKVGIIITLAAVLHKTTAATLPNFFRALAFTALPWLLVFVQPDLATSLVFGAIVLGMLYWANANPGWLILLISPVIAAISFGTSWPLSEPLVVFHEIPIGPLGILWSIAMGVLGWLTLPWRRFGIAGIAAGGINMLGGELGVFAWNHILKDYQKDRLTTFLRPGHDILGAGYHQHQSRIAIGAGEMWGWGLFKGPMTQLNFVPEQHTDFIFSAVGEEFGFVGCLVVLFVFCLICWRLLHVAQTAKDNFGSLLAIGVLSMIVFQLIVNVGMTVGLAPVAGIPLPWMSYGRSAMLTNFIALGIVESVANFRQRQKYY from the coding sequence ATGTTATTGAAACGTTCGCTTCCTAAAATTCGTTGGCAGTATTGGGTTAAACCTTGGCAGCAAATAGATTGGCTATTATTTATTCTGCCTGTGGGAGTCAGCTTCTTTGGCGGCCTCATGATTCTTAGCACTGAACTGAAGCAACCTGTAACAGATTGGTGGTGGCATTGGTTAGTTGCTGGCATAGGTACTTTAATCGCATTATTTATCTGTCGATTTCGGTACGAAAATTTACTGCAATGGCGTTGGGTAATATACGCAATTACCAATCTTAGTTTGATTACAGTGATGATTGCTGGTACTAGTGCTAAAGGCGCACAGCGATGGATTAGCATTGCGGGTTTTAACGTTCAACCATCAGAATTTGCCAAGGTAGGAATCATTATCACATTAGCGGCTGTATTACATAAAACTACAGCAGCTACTCTACCCAATTTTTTTCGCGCTTTGGCGTTTACAGCTCTACCTTGGTTATTGGTATTTGTGCAACCTGATTTGGCCACGTCCCTAGTGTTTGGTGCCATAGTTTTAGGAATGTTGTATTGGGCAAATGCTAATCCAGGTTGGTTAATTTTGCTGATATCTCCCGTTATTGCAGCCATTTCATTTGGTACATCCTGGCCTTTATCAGAACCATTAGTAGTTTTCCATGAAATCCCCATCGGCCCTTTAGGAATTCTTTGGTCGATAGCTATGGGCGTTTTGGGTTGGCTAACCCTTCCTTGGCGACGATTTGGGATTGCTGGTATTGCTGCTGGAGGCATCAATATGCTGGGCGGTGAACTAGGTGTTTTTGCCTGGAATCATATTTTGAAAGATTATCAAAAAGACCGCCTAACAACTTTTCTGCGCCCTGGACACGATATATTAGGAGCCGGTTATCACCAACATCAATCACGCATTGCTATCGGTGCAGGTGAAATGTGGGGTTGGGGTTTGTTTAAAGGGCCGATGACACAACTGAATTTCGTTCCTGAACAACATACAGACTTTATTTTTTCGGCTGTAGGGGAAGAATTTGGTTTTGTTGGGTGTTTAGTTGTGTTATTTGTTTTCTGTTTAATCTGCTGGCGTTTACTACACGTTGCTCAAACAGCCAAAGACAATTTTGGTTCGTTATTGGCGATCGGTGTTTTGTCGATGATTGTGTTTCAATTGATTGTTAATGTTGGTATGACTGTAGGTTTAGCACCTGTAGCGGGGATACCATTACCTTGGATGAGTTACGGGCGATCGGCAATGTTGACGAATTTCATTGCGCTAGGAATAGTAGAATCGGTAGCTAATTTTCGTCAACGGCAGAAGTATTATTGA
- a CDS encoding type II toxin-antitoxin system VapC family toxin, with the protein MRQLLDTHTLIWFITGDPRISETVRSQIENNQNCLSIVSIWEIAIKHSIGKLNLNLSFAEFVEQ; encoded by the coding sequence ATGAGACAGCTATTGGACACCCATACTTTGATTTGGTTTATTACGGGTGATCCGAGAATAAGTGAGACTGTGCGATCGCAAATTGAAAACAATCAGAATTGTTTGAGTATTGTCAGCATTTGGGAAATAGCAATCAAACACAGCATCGGTAAACTTAACTTGAATTTGAGCTTTGCTGAGTTTGTAGAACAGTAA
- a CDS encoding cation:proton antiporter — protein MERILQVLALEPTTQVLGQEPIVPFAILLVVILVVPILFERLKLPGLVGLVLSGLVLGPSGWDLFQDKSSIINWLADIGLVYLMFVAGLEVEIEQWRRQKQRALGFACLSFAISFLLGILVGRIFHLNLQHSILLGSLFASQTLLAYPLLSRLGVVSNEAVTTTIAATAFTDIGALLVLVGCVAISQIKIFSLTTLLALLGELIIYSVLIVVGLDWLGKEFFRRAGDDEGNKFLFVVLTLFLAVMGAQLIGVEKIFGAFLAGLAVNDVVGEGPVKEKIVFIGSVLFIPIFFVNLGLLIDLPTLFTNFLIFRLTSLILISLIASKFIAAWLAKLIYRYSWQEMLTMWSLSIPQVGTTLAATFVGYRAGLLSPELLSSFVILMLVTSILGPLITSRTAVTLTPQAITTKVTTDLPQQQSEAARTDTFTIVVPIYNPHTQQHLVEMAALLARQTKGKIIPLAIAPAASHMDAPQLELSVNRSERLLTKAVYHSHAFGIEAEPLLRIDDAFASGISRAAREQKADLIVMGWGKRTGLRARLFGNVIDGVLWAAHCPVAVTRLVDSPQKIQRILVPLENLITPTLQPVQFAQMLAEANQAQVTVLNVCDRRTSSSKIAARRSHLSQLVGKLSTANPPEIQILAHENTAQAILQATRLYDLVVLPFIRNHTNPGGLAISDVTTQLARQITCSIIMFGEPQNTPPNMNTQISSSQYSSLEDAGWKKGVGSRE, from the coding sequence ATGGAACGAATATTACAAGTTCTTGCACTAGAACCAACTACCCAAGTTCTGGGACAAGAACCAATTGTTCCCTTTGCTATTTTGCTGGTAGTTATTTTAGTTGTACCTATTTTATTTGAACGGCTGAAATTACCTGGATTAGTTGGTTTGGTTTTATCTGGATTAGTGCTTGGGCCATCGGGCTGGGATCTATTCCAGGACAAATCAAGCATCATCAACTGGCTAGCAGACATTGGTCTAGTTTATTTAATGTTTGTCGCAGGCTTGGAGGTGGAAATCGAGCAGTGGCGACGACAAAAACAACGTGCTTTAGGTTTTGCCTGCTTGAGTTTTGCCATATCTTTTTTATTAGGAATTTTAGTTGGCAGAATTTTTCATCTCAATTTGCAGCATTCTATATTATTGGGTTCATTATTCGCTTCCCAGACCCTTTTGGCTTATCCTTTGCTGAGTCGTTTGGGGGTAGTTAGTAATGAAGCTGTTACAACTACAATTGCAGCTACAGCTTTTACTGATATAGGCGCGCTGTTAGTCTTGGTGGGATGCGTGGCGATATCTCAGATCAAGATTTTTAGCTTAACTACACTACTTGCCTTATTGGGAGAATTAATTATTTACTCTGTTTTGATTGTGGTGGGTTTAGACTGGCTGGGCAAGGAATTTTTTCGTCGCGCAGGAGATGATGAAGGGAATAAATTTTTATTTGTGGTACTGACTCTATTTTTAGCTGTGATGGGAGCGCAACTGATTGGAGTAGAAAAAATTTTTGGTGCGTTTTTAGCAGGTTTAGCAGTCAATGATGTCGTCGGCGAAGGGCCAGTTAAAGAAAAAATAGTATTTATTGGTAGTGTTTTATTTATCCCCATTTTCTTTGTGAACTTGGGTTTATTGATTGATTTGCCAACTTTATTCACCAATTTTTTAATTTTTAGGTTAACTTCTTTAATTTTGATTAGTTTGATTGCCAGTAAATTTATTGCGGCTTGGTTAGCAAAACTCATTTATCGCTACAGTTGGCAAGAAATGCTGACAATGTGGTCACTATCAATACCCCAAGTCGGTACAACTCTAGCCGCAACTTTTGTAGGCTATCGAGCCGGACTATTATCGCCGGAGTTATTGAGTAGCTTTGTTATCTTGATGTTAGTGACATCAATTTTGGGGCCATTGATTACTAGCCGCACAGCTGTGACTTTAACTCCGCAAGCAATCACAACTAAAGTCACTACAGATTTACCACAGCAACAGTCAGAAGCAGCGCGCACAGATACTTTTACGATAGTTGTACCAATTTATAATCCCCACACTCAGCAGCATTTAGTGGAAATGGCGGCTTTGTTAGCACGTCAGACAAAAGGTAAGATTATTCCATTAGCGATCGCACCTGCTGCATCGCATATGGATGCACCACAGTTAGAATTATCAGTGAACAGGAGCGAACGATTGTTAACCAAGGCGGTTTATCACAGTCACGCCTTTGGGATAGAAGCAGAGCCATTATTGAGAATAGATGACGCTTTTGCATCAGGAATTAGCCGAGCCGCCCGTGAACAAAAGGCTGATTTAATTGTTATGGGTTGGGGTAAACGCACTGGCTTAAGAGCGCGACTATTTGGTAATGTCATTGATGGCGTATTATGGGCGGCTCATTGTCCGGTAGCAGTCACACGCTTAGTAGATTCGCCCCAAAAAATTCAACGGATTTTAGTCCCCTTAGAAAATCTCATCACCCCAACACTACAGCCAGTGCAATTTGCTCAGATGCTAGCAGAAGCAAATCAAGCCCAGGTAACGGTTTTAAATGTATGCGATCGCCGTACTAGTTCTAGTAAAATTGCTGCTAGGCGATCGCACCTTTCCCAATTAGTAGGGAAATTATCTACAGCCAATCCACCAGAGATTCAAATTCTTGCCCATGAGAATACAGCCCAAGCAATCTTGCAAGCAACAAGATTGTATGACTTGGTAGTTTTACCCTTTATTCGCAATCACACTAATCCTGGCGGATTAGCCATTAGCGATGTAACAACTCAACTAGCCAGACAAATCACTTGTTCCATCATCATGTTCGGAGAACCTCAAAACACTCCTCCAAACATGAATACACAAATTTCTAGTTCACAATACTCATCTCTAGAGGATGCTGGCTGGAAAAAGGGCGTTGGGAGTCGGGAATAG
- a CDS encoding HAS-barrel domain-containing protein, translated as MRLPLPQFNTSDRHPNHIAEVIETTSTEFLAQCLEPEDLSFPSMPPFGSWVRSVDEESGNQVYAVVYHATTMPVDSVHRAVALGLSLQELREEQPQIFAMLKTEFWAAIVGFAPPSIITGANQRVYQYLPPRPPQIHQAVYRCEPDLIVKFTEELDFLRTLLAINSAPVEALTAAAIREVYQLRKADREWLIKAGRTLSVLLKDDYDRLRFILSQIHP; from the coding sequence ATGCGTCTTCCTCTACCACAGTTTAATACGAGCGATCGCCACCCTAACCACATTGCGGAGGTGATCGAAACTACCTCTACTGAATTTTTGGCACAGTGTCTAGAACCGGAAGATTTAAGTTTTCCATCTATGCCGCCTTTTGGTAGTTGGGTGCGATCTGTGGATGAGGAATCGGGTAATCAAGTTTATGCCGTAGTATATCATGCTACTACCATGCCCGTTGATTCAGTACACCGAGCCGTGGCGTTGGGGTTATCATTGCAAGAATTACGCGAGGAACAGCCGCAAATCTTCGCCATGCTCAAAACTGAATTTTGGGCGGCGATCGTCGGTTTTGCTCCACCATCAATAATTACAGGTGCTAACCAAAGGGTTTACCAATATCTACCACCACGTCCCCCCCAAATTCATCAAGCTGTTTATCGGTGTGAACCAGATTTAATAGTTAAATTTACCGAAGAGTTAGATTTTTTGCGGACACTGCTAGCCATTAACAGCGCACCAGTGGAAGCTTTAACTGCGGCAGCGATTCGGGAAGTTTACCAATTACGCAAAGCTGACAGGGAATGGCTGATTAAGGCTGGACGCACTCTTAGTGTCCTCCTCAAAGACGACTACGATCGCCTACGATTTATTTTGAGCCAGATTCACCCATAA
- a CDS encoding DUF2993 domain-containing protein → MFGGLTGLQDPKGTDWGEKMLNTVASQTIRHLFTQSESVEVLVRCYPSSKLLQGSIDSFKMSGRGLVIRRDFAVEEMSFETDAVAIDFSAVLAGKLNLKQPTQAIAQVVLSEDGINQAFNAELVKKRLVNLSAPALTELSGGQPVSFMDVQVKLLPQNCLQLSAKADLNNGELIPLHMILSIAVEKRRRIAFKDPKIELDLVPESQKAISQNLGLALAEILDNMVDLDKFDLDGVKMRLNRLDTEGQRLIFSGYAEIERIPRNS, encoded by the coding sequence ATGTTCGGCGGACTAACTGGTTTACAAGATCCAAAAGGCACTGATTGGGGCGAAAAAATGCTCAACACAGTCGCCAGCCAAACGATTCGCCATTTGTTTACTCAAAGCGAGTCAGTAGAAGTCCTTGTGCGCTGCTATCCCTCCAGCAAACTGTTGCAAGGCAGCATTGATAGTTTTAAAATGAGCGGTCGCGGTTTGGTAATTCGCAGAGATTTTGCGGTAGAGGAAATGTCCTTTGAAACCGATGCCGTAGCTATTGACTTTAGTGCAGTTTTAGCGGGTAAACTCAATCTCAAGCAACCAACCCAGGCGATCGCTCAAGTAGTATTATCAGAAGATGGTATAAATCAAGCTTTTAATGCTGAACTAGTCAAAAAACGTCTAGTTAATCTCTCCGCACCTGCTTTAACTGAATTATCTGGTGGTCAGCCAGTGTCTTTCATGGACGTTCAAGTAAAACTATTACCGCAAAATTGTCTACAGCTTTCCGCCAAGGCAGATTTAAATAATGGTGAACTCATACCACTGCACATGATTTTAAGCATAGCCGTGGAAAAGCGTCGCCGGATTGCTTTTAAAGACCCCAAAATTGAGCTTGATTTAGTCCCAGAATCACAAAAAGCTATTTCCCAAAATCTTGGGCTAGCACTAGCAGAGATTTTAGATAATATGGTTGATTTGGATAAGTTTGACCTAGATGGGGTGAAAATGCGGTTAAATCGTTTAGACACTGAAGGTCAAAGGTTAATTTTTAGTGGCTACGCTGAAATTGAACGAATTCCCCGCAATTCATAA
- a CDS encoding type II toxin-antitoxin system VapC family toxin translates to MTDVQLIPIQIEHISAVAQLPLHHRDPFDRMLIAQAITENLPILSADTIFDNYPIQRLW, encoded by the coding sequence ATGACTGATGTTCAGTTAATACCTATTCAAATTGAACACATTTCAGCTGTTGCTCAACTACCTCTACATCATCGTGACCCCTTTGACAGAATGCTAATTGCACAAGCTATCACAGAAAATCTACCTATTCTCAGTGCAGATACAATTTTTGATAACTATCCTATACAACGTTTATGGTAA
- a CDS encoding ribulose bisphosphate carboxylase small subunit — MAYYIAPRFLDKLAVHITKNFLNIPGIRVPLILGIHGRKGEGKTFQCELAFEKMGVEVTLISGGELESPDAGDPARLIRLRYRETAERIKVRGKMCVLMINDLDAGAGRFDEGTQYTVNTQLVNATLMNIADNPTDVQLPGSYDANPIRRVPIIVTGNDFSTLYAPLIRDGRMEKFYWEPNRDDKVGIVGGIFAEDGLSQREVEQLVDTFPHQSIDFFSALRSRIYDEQIRDFIHQVGFEHISLRVVNSVEGPPVFKKPDFSLSHLIESGKFMVAEQKRVETSQLVDEYNRLNRGKSYQPTPSGEVTSNNPPKQQNSTTHLNLETQEQIRQILSQGHQINFEHVDERRFRTGSWQSCGSIHIDAESDAISTLESCLAEYSGEYVRLVGIDPKAKRRVVETIIQRPNGKN; from the coding sequence ATGGCTTATTATATTGCACCACGCTTTTTAGACAAACTGGCGGTTCACATCACAAAGAACTTCTTGAATATTCCTGGTATTAGAGTCCCTTTGATTTTAGGAATTCACGGACGCAAGGGTGAAGGTAAAACATTTCAATGTGAGTTAGCGTTTGAAAAAATGGGCGTGGAAGTCACATTGATTTCTGGTGGGGAATTGGAAAGTCCCGACGCAGGAGATCCAGCAAGGTTAATTCGCCTACGTTATCGAGAAACAGCCGAACGCATTAAGGTGCGTGGCAAAATGTGCGTACTAATGATTAATGATTTAGATGCAGGTGCAGGACGCTTTGATGAGGGTACACAATACACCGTAAATACTCAGTTGGTAAACGCCACACTGATGAATATTGCTGATAATCCCACCGATGTGCAGTTACCTGGAAGCTATGATGCAAATCCAATTCGGCGTGTACCCATTATTGTGACAGGTAATGATTTTTCCACTCTCTACGCGCCATTAATTCGTGACGGACGGATGGAAAAGTTTTATTGGGAGCCTAACCGCGATGATAAGGTGGGAATTGTTGGTGGGATTTTTGCAGAAGATGGACTTTCACAGCGTGAAGTTGAACAGTTAGTGGATACTTTTCCCCATCAATCGATTGACTTTTTTAGTGCATTGCGATCGCGCATTTACGACGAACAAATCCGCGACTTTATCCATCAGGTAGGATTTGAACACATCTCTTTACGCGTCGTCAATAGCGTAGAAGGCCCACCAGTCTTTAAAAAACCAGATTTTAGCCTCTCTCACTTAATTGAGTCTGGCAAATTCATGGTGGCTGAACAAAAACGCGTAGAAACTTCCCAGTTGGTAGATGAATACAATCGCTTGAATCGAGGTAAAAGCTATCAACCCACACCATCAGGCGAGGTAACATCAAATAATCCACCAAAACAGCAAAATTCCACTACACATTTAAACCTAGAAACACAAGAACAAATCCGGCAAATCTTATCTCAAGGTCATCAAATTAATTTTGAACACGTAGACGAACGCCGCTTTCGCACCGGTTCTTGGCAAAGTTGCGGTAGTATTCACATTGATGCTGAATCTGACGCTATTTCTACTTTAGAATCTTGTTTAGCTGAGTATAGTGGCGAATACGTGCGTTTAGTCGGCATTGACCCCAAAGCTAAACGGCGAGTTGTGGAAACCATTATTCAGCGACCGAATGGTAAGAATTAG